A genomic region of Planctomycetota bacterium contains the following coding sequences:
- a CDS encoding M14-type cytosolic carboxypeptidase, giving the protein MKAALSAVWVLAGCASGITISSDFEGGSLGPVERLSETRFRARVPGQADHEGRNRQVTWYFFRVDGARGREVSVTLTDLRGEYDYRPGAIGIDERTPPWMSTDGRAWTLVPGWEADRERAEATLSFTAPADRVWVAHLEPYPWSRLEAFLAEIRGHPELRTDVFGRSVEGRELHLLTIGRGPAAIWLMCRQHAWESGTSFVAEGAVRYLLSAEAREVRERATFRILPMMDPDGCARGGVRFNRHGFDLNRNWDVADPADPESRRLMPEICSAKEAILKAGPFRLFLTLHNQEAGGWMSGSERHRAVAERLVEALRGRTPLDRSPRPPRARPPRGRASVVDFLEGERGLPAFILEQGVAWDPTLGRVPSSRDRLEFGRVLVRAMVEAAVD; this is encoded by the coding sequence GTGAAAGCGGCGCTTTCGGCGGTTTGGGTTCTGGCGGGATGCGCGTCGGGGATCACGATCTCTTCGGATTTCGAAGGCGGAAGCCTCGGGCCCGTCGAGAGGCTTTCGGAGACTCGGTTCCGGGCGCGGGTGCCCGGCCAGGCGGACCACGAGGGCCGCAACCGGCAGGTCACCTGGTATTTTTTCCGCGTGGACGGGGCGCGCGGACGCGAAGTGTCCGTGACGCTGACGGACCTGCGCGGCGAGTACGACTACCGCCCCGGAGCGATCGGGATCGACGAGCGCACGCCGCCCTGGATGAGCACGGACGGTCGCGCCTGGACGCTCGTTCCGGGCTGGGAGGCGGACCGGGAGCGGGCGGAGGCCACGCTGAGCTTCACGGCTCCGGCGGATCGCGTGTGGGTGGCGCACCTCGAGCCGTATCCGTGGTCCCGGCTGGAGGCGTTTCTCGCGGAGATCCGCGGGCATCCCGAGCTTCGGACGGACGTCTTCGGGCGGTCGGTCGAAGGCCGGGAGCTTCATCTTCTGACGATCGGGCGGGGGCCGGCGGCGATCTGGCTCATGTGCCGCCAGCACGCGTGGGAGAGCGGAACGTCCTTTGTGGCCGAAGGGGCGGTCCGGTACCTGCTTTCCGCCGAAGCGCGCGAGGTCCGCGAGCGGGCGACGTTCCGGATCCTGCCGATGATGGATCCGGACGGGTGCGCCCGGGGCGGCGTGCGCTTCAACCGGCACGGCTTCGATCTCAACCGCAACTGGGACGTGGCCGATCCGGCGGATCCCGAATCGCGGCGGCTCATGCCGGAAATCTGCTCCGCCAAGGAAGCGATCCTCAAGGCGGGACCCTTCCGGCTTTTCCTGACGCTGCACAACCAGGAGGCGGGGGGGTGGATGAGCGGCTCCGAGCGGCATCGCGCCGTGGCGGAGCGCCTGGTGGAGGCCCTGCGGGGCCGCACGCCCCTGGACCGTTCCCCTCGGCCGCCGAGGGCCAGGCCGCCGCGCGGCCGGGCGTCGGTCGTGGATTTTCTCGAGGGCGAGCGGGGCCTTCCGGCCTTCATCCTGGAGCAGGGGGTGGCGTGGGATCCGACGCTCG
- a CDS encoding PVC-type heme-binding CxxCH protein translates to MLHALGMALAALVPQDVPRPEALDARLEVRLVAAEPDLVTPTSLDVDARGRIWVIESNTHFPPKNYKGHPTDRILVFDDFGPDGRARRRSTFADGFRYGMSLMLRPDGDVFFATRWEILSLRDRDGDGAADERRVLVRLDTKGDYPHNGLCGFALDPEGRLIFGLGENLGVPYTLVGSDGKELTGGGEGGNVYRCRTDGSDLERLATGFWNPFHMTVDAFGRLFVVDNDPDSRPPCRLLYVVPGADFGYRFRNGRRGLHPFTSWNGELPGTLPMVAGTGEAPSGIVAYEAEAFPDDYRGALLVTSWGDHALERYRPEPRGASFSARTEPFVRGGENFRPVGIAVAPDGSLVVSDWVDKSYTLHGKGRIWRIRSREPRPPGLPAGDARGRIRAVRAAPDPAPFLEDADERVRAEAVRRLKGAEDRLREAALRDPSKHVRMHAVLGLRRPESARAVAPLLADEDPYLSAAAVEALSRLAAPDLLRELAADRDPKMRLGALLSMRRRGGPEFRAPDPKFLEDPDPAVRRAAVQWVGEEGLTELREAIAAAAARPPVTRDLFEAFLAAVGFLDARERAAADQAGPEFYLLKVLDAPRQAPELRALALRLLRPDHPRLATDRLKDFLRADAPILRLEAVRILAGRADPESQKLLRTVAGDPSRSEEERRQAIAGLAAAAAPGPEARDLLLSLLDDPRFEEDALATLAAWASDPPVRAAFERLAARGRHAEKIALALGREFPERPRTLEEWRRAASGSGDPARGERVFFHPKGPQCARCHQVNGRGGIVGPDLSIVGSALTRERLLDSILEPSKEVAPMFVLWRVLTRDGRVLDGRLLQEDPSGTLVLIDAQGRTTSIRASEIEERRPSQLSIMPENLQAAMTRQELRDLLAFLESLK, encoded by the coding sequence ATGCTTCACGCCCTCGGAATGGCGCTCGCCGCTCTGGTGCCGCAGGACGTTCCCCGCCCCGAAGCGCTCGATGCGCGGCTCGAAGTCCGCCTCGTCGCCGCGGAACCGGACCTCGTCACCCCCACCTCGCTCGACGTGGACGCCCGCGGCCGGATCTGGGTGATCGAATCCAACACCCACTTTCCCCCCAAGAACTACAAGGGCCACCCGACCGACCGCATCCTCGTCTTCGACGATTTCGGCCCCGACGGACGCGCCCGGCGCCGTTCCACCTTCGCCGACGGCTTCCGCTACGGCATGAGCCTCATGCTCCGGCCCGACGGAGACGTCTTCTTCGCCACCCGCTGGGAAATCCTCTCCCTGCGCGACCGGGACGGCGACGGCGCGGCCGACGAGCGGCGCGTGCTCGTGCGCCTGGACACGAAGGGCGATTACCCGCACAACGGTCTCTGCGGCTTCGCCCTCGACCCCGAAGGACGCCTCATTTTCGGCCTCGGCGAGAATCTCGGGGTTCCCTACACCCTCGTCGGAAGCGACGGCAAGGAACTCACCGGCGGCGGCGAGGGGGGCAACGTCTACCGATGCCGGACGGACGGTTCGGACCTCGAACGCCTGGCCACGGGCTTCTGGAATCCGTTCCACATGACGGTGGACGCCTTCGGGCGCCTCTTCGTCGTCGATAACGATCCCGACTCGCGCCCGCCGTGCCGGCTTCTCTACGTCGTGCCGGGCGCGGACTTCGGCTACCGCTTCCGGAACGGCCGGCGGGGACTGCACCCCTTCACGTCCTGGAACGGAGAGCTGCCCGGCACGCTCCCCATGGTGGCCGGCACGGGAGAGGCGCCTTCCGGCATCGTGGCCTACGAGGCGGAGGCGTTCCCGGACGACTACCGGGGCGCGCTTCTGGTGACCTCCTGGGGGGACCACGCTCTGGAGCGGTATCGTCCGGAACCCCGAGGCGCGTCCTTCTCCGCGCGGACGGAGCCCTTCGTGCGGGGGGGCGAGAATTTCCGTCCCGTGGGGATCGCCGTCGCCCCGGACGGGTCGCTCGTCGTCAGCGACTGGGTGGACAAGTCCTACACCCTCCACGGCAAGGGCCGGATCTGGCGGATCCGGTCCCGCGAGCCTCGCCCGCCGGGGCTTCCCGCCGGCGACGCCCGCGGGCGCATCCGCGCCGTCCGCGCCGCGCCCGATCCGGCGCCTTTCCTCGAAGATGCGGACGAGCGCGTCCGCGCCGAGGCGGTTCGGCGCCTGAAGGGCGCGGAAGACCGGCTGCGGGAGGCGGCGCTCCGCGATCCGTCCAAGCACGTCCGGATGCACGCCGTCCTGGGACTTCGCCGGCCGGAGTCGGCCCGCGCGGTGGCGCCGCTTCTGGCGGACGAAGATCCGTACCTCTCGGCGGCCGCCGTCGAGGCGCTCTCGAGGCTCGCCGCGCCGGACCTTCTGCGGGAACTCGCCGCAGACCGCGATCCCAAGATGCGTCTGGGCGCGCTTCTGTCGATGCGCCGGCGGGGCGGCCCCGAATTCCGGGCCCCGGATCCGAAGTTCCTGGAAGATCCCGATCCGGCCGTGCGGCGCGCGGCCGTTCAGTGGGTCGGGGAGGAGGGACTCACCGAATTGCGCGAGGCCATCGCCGCGGCCGCCGCCCGGCCGCCCGTCACGAGGGACCTCTTCGAGGCGTTCCTCGCCGCGGTCGGATTCCTGGACGCCCGCGAACGGGCCGCGGCCGATCAGGCGGGTCCGGAATTCTACCTCCTCAAGGTGCTCGACGCCCCCCGGCAGGCGCCGGAACTGCGCGCGCTCGCGCTGCGCCTCCTGCGTCCCGACCACCCCCGATTGGCGACCGATCGTCTCAAGGACTTTCTGCGCGCGGACGCTCCCATCCTGCGGCTCGAAGCGGTGCGGATTCTGGCCGGTCGCGCCGATCCGGAGTCCCAGAAGCTGCTTCGGACCGTGGCCGGGGATCCGTCCCGCTCCGAGGAGGAACGGCGGCAGGCGATCGCGGGACTGGCGGCCGCGGCCGCCCCGGGACCCGAGGCGCGCGATCTTCTTTTGTCGCTCCTCGACGATCCCCGCTTCGAGGAGGACGCCCTCGCGACGCTGGCGGCCTGGGCGTCGGATCCCCCGGTGCGGGCGGCGTTCGAACGGCTCGCGGCCCGCGGGCGTCATGCGGAGAAGATCGCGCTCGCGCTCGGTCGGGAGTTCCCGGAGCGTCCCCGAACGCTCGAGGAATGGCGCCGGGCCGCCTCCGGAAGCGGCGATCCCGCCCGCGGAGAGCGGGTCTTCTTTCATCCCAAGGGGCCGCAGTGCGCCCGCTGCCACCAGGTCAACGGCCGCGGCGGCATCGTCGGCCCGGATCTCTCGATCGTCGGAAGCGCCCTGACGCGGGAGCGCCTCCTGGACTCCATCCTCGAACCCTCCAAGGAAGTGGCCCCCATGTTCGTCCTTTGGCGCGTGCTGACCCGGGACGGAAGGGTTCTCGACGGGCGCCTTCTGCAGGAGGACCCGTCCGGGACGCTCGTTCTCATCGACGCCCAGGGCCGGACGACCTCGATCCGGGCCTCCGAGATCGAGGAGCGCCGGCCGTCGCAGCTGTCGATCATGCCCGAGAACCTTCAGGCCGCGATGACGCGGCAGGAGCTTCGGGACCTCCTGGCGTTCCTGGAGAGCCTCAAGTGA